The following are from one region of the Streptomyces fradiae genome:
- a CDS encoding iron chelate uptake ABC transporter family permease subunit: MLVESPSRASAEPTGPAQPPARRTSLRAVGLVAAVGVLLLICVLSIMIGAKPVPLGDVWHGLFHNSGIRNDVVIHDVRVPRTLLGLLVGLALGLSGAVMQGLTRNPLAEPGLLGVNAGAAAAVVSAIAFLGVTDPASYVWFAFVGAAVVSVVVYVLGGSRGATPVRLALAGTAATAALYGYVNAVQLLNSAALDRLRFWTVGSLADANMDTVRRVAPFILVGTVLALLISRPLNAMELGDDTAKALGAHLNRTRITAMVAVTLLCGAATAACGPIVFVGLMVPYMVRSITGPDMRWILPYAAVLSPVLLLGSDVIGRVVARPAELQVGIVTAIIGGPVFIRLVRRKRMAQL; the protein is encoded by the coding sequence GTGTTGGTCGAGAGTCCCTCCCGTGCGAGCGCGGAGCCGACCGGCCCTGCCCAGCCACCGGCGCGCCGCACCTCGCTGCGCGCCGTCGGACTGGTCGCGGCCGTCGGGGTCCTGCTGCTGATCTGCGTCCTGAGCATCATGATCGGTGCCAAGCCGGTGCCGCTCGGCGACGTGTGGCACGGCCTGTTCCACAACAGCGGCATCCGCAACGACGTCGTCATCCACGACGTGCGCGTCCCCCGCACCCTCCTCGGCCTCCTGGTCGGCCTGGCCCTCGGGCTCTCCGGCGCCGTCATGCAGGGACTCACCCGCAACCCGCTCGCCGAGCCGGGACTCCTCGGCGTCAACGCGGGCGCCGCCGCCGCGGTGGTGTCCGCGATCGCCTTCCTCGGCGTCACCGACCCCGCCTCGTACGTGTGGTTCGCCTTCGTCGGCGCGGCCGTCGTCTCCGTCGTCGTGTACGTGCTCGGCGGCAGCCGCGGCGCCACGCCCGTGCGGCTCGCGCTCGCCGGCACCGCGGCCACCGCCGCCCTGTACGGCTACGTCAACGCCGTACAGCTGCTCAACTCCGCCGCCCTGGACCGGCTGCGCTTCTGGACCGTCGGCTCGCTCGCCGACGCCAACATGGACACCGTCCGCCGGGTCGCGCCCTTCATCCTCGTCGGCACCGTCCTGGCGCTGCTCATCTCCCGGCCGCTCAACGCCATGGAGCTGGGCGACGACACCGCCAAGGCGCTCGGCGCGCACCTCAACCGGACCCGGATCACCGCCATGGTGGCCGTGACGCTGCTGTGCGGCGCCGCGACCGCCGCCTGCGGGCCGATCGTGTTCGTCGGCCTGATGGTCCCGTACATGGTGCGGTCGATCACCGGCCCGGACATGCGCTGGATCCTGCCGTACGCGGCGGTCCTCTCGCCCGTCCTGCTGCTCGGCTCCGACGTCATCGGCCGGGTCGTCGCCCGCCCCGCCGAACTGCAGGTCGGCATCGTCACCGCGATCATCGGCGGGCCCGTCTTCATCCGTCTCGTCCGCCGCAAGAGGATGGCCCAGCTGTGA